DNA sequence from the Buchnera aphidicola str. Ua (Uroleucon ambrosiae) genome:
ATATCTCCCATTGCAGTAGCACCTAAAAGCGCATCTATTACTGTATGAATTAATACATCACCATTAGAATGTGCAATTAAACCTTGATCACAAGGTATGATAACACCACCAATAATTAATGGCTTCATGCTACCAAAAGCATGAATATCATAACCATATCCAATTCGCATAAAAATTCCTTTTCTATTGATGTATATTAAGATTTTTTAAATAAAATTTTGCAAGAATAAGATCTTCAGGCCAAGTAATTTTAATATTTTTACTACTTCCTAAAACAAGTAATGGCTTATATCCAAAATATTCTAATGCTGCCGCTTCATCAGTTATATTAATTTTATCATGTATGATTTTTTTTAAACAAAATTTTAACAAATTTATTCGAAATAACTGAGGTGTTAAAGCATGCCATAAATTCTGTCTATTTAAAGTATATAAAATTTTTTTCTGTGTGCAATTACTGTATTTAATAGTATCAGATACTGGTCTTGCTAAAATAGCGCCTACTGGATTTTTTTTAATAATTGATATTAAATTTTCTAAATCTTTATAACTTAAACATGGACGTACTGCATCATGAATTATAACCCAATCTGCATCTGTTTCAAAAACTAATCCAGATAAAACAGAATGCATTCTTTCTGTACCACCTATGACAGATATAATTCTTAAATTAGATGATATTGCTAATTTATTAAAATAAACATCTTTTTTATTTAAACTTACAACAATACGATGTATATTAGGATGTAATAACAATGTTTTTAAAGTATGTTCAAGAATAGTACAATT
Encoded proteins:
- the ispD gene encoding 2-C-methyl-D-erythritol 4-phosphate cytidylyltransferase, encoding MILFNMFKPKIIAIVPAAGIGSRMQSNLPKQYIKIQNCTILEHTLKTLLLHPNIHRIVVSLNKKDVYFNKLAISSNLRIISVIGGTERMHSVLSGLVFETDADWVIIHDAVRPCLSYKDLENLISIIKKNPVGAILARPVSDTIKYSNCTQKKILYTLNRQNLWHALTPQLFRINLLKFCLKKIIHDKINITDEAAALEYFGYKPLLVLGSSKNIKITWPEDLILAKFYLKNLNIHQ